In the Deinococcus betulae genome, CCCTGGCCTACAACTACGACACCTTGCCCTGGCGTACCGCTCTGAGCGAACTGGGCCGCCTGTTTGGCAAGTCGGCCCAGGCCCAGCGCTATTTGCAGACCTACGACGCCCGCATTGCCACCCTGAAAGCGCAACTGGCGGCGGTCAGCAAGGCGGCGCCGAACACCACGCTGCTGTACATGTACGAGCCTAACTCCATCATGGTGTTGGGGCGCGGTTTTTCCTTCAGCCGGAACCTCGCCACGTTGGGCCTGACGCTGAACACGCCGGCCGGCATTGACCCGAGCATCAGCTTCAAGCAGCTCAATACCGAGGAACTGCTGACCCTGAAGACCGACCGCGTGCTGATTCTGCGCCGCCTGAACAACGGCCAGATGGTGCCCCGCAACGCCACCGACGAGGTGCTGAAGCGCCTGGGCAAGCCGGTGTACACCTATCCCCTGGACCCGCAGGAAGCCTCCAGCGGTCCGCTGACCGACCTGAAACGCGCCGAGGCGCTGGCCAAACTGATTCGGCGCTAGGAAGCATGGCTCATGGTGCGGTCCCTGCTGAAATGCGGGGCCGCGCCTGTGGCTTGCCTGCTCTCCCTGGCAGGCGGCTGCCGTACCCTGCCAGGGTGAATCCTGAGACCCTGACCGCGCCGGGCCAGTACCCCGGCCTGACCCTTGAACTGCACGACGGCGGCATTCTGGAAATTGTTATCCGCAGCGAGAAGACCCTGAACTCGGTGGATGCAGGCGCCCACCGTGCCCTGACGCGCGTGTGGCGCGACATAGACGACACGCCGGGTGTCCGGGCCGTGCTGATTCGTGGCGAAGGCCGGGGGTTTTCCTCGGGCGGCGACTTTACCCTGATTGAAGAGATGGCTGGCGACTTCACCGCCCTGGCCCGCGTGTGGAAAGAAGCGCGCGACCTCGTGTACAACGTCATCAACTGCTCGCGGCCCATCGTCAGTGCCATTCACGGCCCCTGCGTCGGCGCGGGGCTGGCGGTGGCGCTGCTGGCCGATGTCAGCGTGGCGGCCAGGTCGGCGCGGCTGCTGGACGGGCATGTGCGCCTGGGGGTGGCGGCGGGCGACCACGCCGCGATTATCTGGCCCCTGCTGTGCGGGCTGAACAAGGCCAAGTACCACCTGCTGACCGGCGAACCCGTCAGTGGCGAGGAGGCCGAGCGCATTGGCCTGGTCAGCCTCAGCGTGCCTGACGATGAGCTGCTGGACCGTGCCTGGAAGGTGGCCCGGACCCTGGCGGCGGGCAGCCCCACTGCCGTCCGCTGGACCAAGTACGCCCTGAACAACTGGCTGCGCGCGATGGGCCCCACCTTCGACGCCAGCCTGGCGCTGGAATTCCTGGGCTTTACTGGCCCAGATGTGCAGGAAGGCCTGAGCAGCCTGCGAGAAAAGCGGGAGCCGAAGTTTCAGGAGGATGCACCGATTTAGAATGACTGTGACCTTTGACGTCAACGCCGTGTTTGTCGGTGAACTTGAAGACCTGGAGACATTTGCAGTGGTCCTGAGTGACCATCCAGACGACCCACAAGAGTGGCTGGAGCTTCAGCGCGCGCTGTTCGAGGATGAACAGGAGATGGCCCTGGGCATGGAGACCTATTGTCTGGTGCGGGCCAACGGTGCAGTTGTATACGGGGGCGTGACAGCCTGCATCCTGTCGGCGGATGTTCTCGAACTCCACCTGGACCAAGAGGCGGCAGGTGTGCTGGGCACCTCTGTATTCCAACTGAAGTTGCACCTGACGGAAGCCGCTTCCGCCGAGCTAAAACGCGGTTTGCAGCGGGTCATGGCTGACCGTCTCCCGCCTGTATTCCAGCTGGCTTAGCCCTGTCTCTGTCCGGGGAACTTGGCCCCCATGCGCCCGGCCCGCGTTATTGTGGGCCGAAAAACCATTCCTGTAGGAGGAAACCCCATGACCACCAAGCAACCCGTCCGTGTCGCCGTGACCGGCGCCGCCGGCCAGATTGGCTACAGCCTGCTCTTCCGCATCGCGTCCGGCGACATGCTGGGCAAGGACCAGCCCGTCATTCTGCAACTGCTGGAAATCACCCCGGCCCTCAAGGCCCTGAACGGCGTGGTCATGGAGCTGCGCGACTGTGCGTTCCCTCTGCTGGCGGACATCGTGACCAGTGACGATCCCATGGTGGCCTTCAAGGACGCCGACTACGCCCTGCTGGTGGGCGCCATGCCCCGCAAGGCCGGTATGGAGCGCGGCGACCTGCTGGGCGCCAACGGCGGCATCTTCAAGCCGCAGGGCGAGGCCCTGAACGCGGTGGCCAGCCGGGACGTGAAGGTGCTGGTCGTGGGCAACCCCGCCAACACCAACGCCCTGATTGCCCAGCAGAATGCCCCCGATCTGGACCCGAAGCAGTTCACGGCGATGGTGCGTCTGGACCACAACCGCGCCATCTCGCAGCTGGCCGAGAAAACCGGGCAGCCTGTAAGCAGCATCAAGAACCTGACGATCTGGGGTAACCACTCCTCCACCCAGTACCCCGACCTGTCGCAGACCACCGTGAACGGTCAGCCGGCCCTGGACCAGGTGGACCGTGACTGGTATGAGAACAGCTATATCTCGACCGTGGCCAAGCGCGGGGCTGCCATCATTGAGGCGCGTGGCCTGAGCAGCGCCGCCAGCGCCGCCAGCGCTGCCATTGACCACATGCGCGACTGGGCCCTGGGCACCAGTGAGGGCGAGTGGGTCAGCATGGGGATTCCTAGTGACGGCAGCTACGGCGTGCCCGAAGGCCTGATCTACGGCTTTCCCGTTACCTGTAAGAACGGCCGGTACGAAATTGTGCAGGGCCTGGACGTCAGCGACTTTAGCCGGGGCAAGATGGACGCCACCGCCAAGGAACTGGAAGAAGAGCGCGATGAAGTGCGCAAACTCGGCCTGGTGAAGTAAGTCAGGCGGTAGGGGCGGCTCCGGTGTGGGGCCGCTCTTTTTGTTGATCCTTGCGTGCTAATGGCCTCTGGCTATGCTGTGCTGAGGCCATGCCCTCCCCAGAACGCCGCGCTGCACTCGAAGCCCGTTTTGCCCGCTGGCTGGCCCAGGACGTGACGGCGCTGCTGCCCAGTGGCCCCCACCCTGACCTTCAAGACCGCCTGAAGGGGTGGCTCTGGACTCACTTCGCCTTTGACTGGGAGGCCGTGCAGGAGAACGTCGGCGGTACGGCAGGACATCACAGCGCCTTTCTGCATGCGAAGGTCCAACTCGGCCAGGCGTGGCTGGAAGGGCGGCCCTCTGCCCAGACCCAGGAAGCGGAAGTGACCTGCTTGCGCGCCCTGAACGCCTTCTGGCTGGAGTGGGCCGGGTATCAGCTGACCGTGCTCAGCGACCCGGCTTGACATGCAGTGGACTGCACGTTCAACGCTGGGGCCGGAGGGTTTCCATGATTGAACCGAACTGGACGCCGGCGTTGCCAGCCCAGCACGAGGCCGCGCAGCAGGCTCGACCCACCCGTCTTCGCCTCTCTCACCTGCGCTGGCCCCACTGGCCAGTCACCGTGCCCCTTCGGCGGCTGGCGTAATGGCCCTGACTGAAGCGCAGTTCCGTACACTGGTGGCCTTTTCCAGAGACAATCTGGCCCAGCTGCCCCCGGCAACGCGCGCCGGGCTGGAGGCCCTCTGCGGCGGCCCTGAGGTCTTTGAAGCCCTGCTGGACCCGCGCGGGGTCGGCATTGGCCGCTTTGCCGCCCTGATGACTCTGCCGGTGACCACCGTGCGTCACCTGTTGCGTGAAGACCTGCTGCATCCGCTTCGGGTGGGCGGCCGGTTCCGCTTTCTGCTGCACAACGTCATTGAATTGCGTGGGGTGCAGGAGTGGCAGGCGCTGGACCTGACGCTGGATGAGGTGCGCGCCTTCTTGCAGGGGCAGCGGCTTGTCGGGCTGGCCACACAGGGCGAGTGGGTGATGTCTGTGTACCGGCAGGCAGATCAGCCCACCCCCGAACAGGTCCAGCAGCTCAAAACCACTGTGCTGGCCCAGGTTCAGGCGGCAGTCGCCCGGCTGGAAGAAAAGCAGGTCACCCTCGCCCGGCAACTGGAACGGGCCCGTGCGCTGGCGGCGGCTCTGGCTGGTCAGCCTGTTTCAGAGCCGCCCAGCTGACCCTTCACACTCTCTTCACACCTCACCCCGGCGCAATCCAACCAGGGGCAAGCGGCATAAGGCTGAACGGAGAACCGACATCACACAGGGCTGTCCGACCCGGACAGCTGGGGTGTCCTTGTTGCTTCATCGGCCTTTCGCTTTCCCTTTTTCCCTGGAGGATTCCCATGAGCAACGACACGTTTAACCGCCGCAAGTTTCTTGGCGTGGCCGGCGCGACCGCCGCCACCGGCCTGCTGGCGGGCTGCGCCCCCGCGATGGGCATGGGCGCCCGGCCCAACCTGGACGGCACCATCTTCAACTTTGCCCTGAACCTCGAATACCTGGAAGCCGCCTTCTATCTGGCCGCCGTGGGCCGCTTGCAGGAACTGGACGCCGCTGGCGGCAACAGCAGCAAGGTCATCCTGCCCGCTGGCTTTACCGGCAAGAACGGCGACGGCGTGAAGTTCGAGTCGGCCGATGTGCGCGCCTACGCCAACGAGGTCGCCACCGACGAGCTGAACCACGTCAAGATCATCCGCAAGGTGCTGGGCTTTGGCGCTGTGGCGCAGCCCACCCTGGACCTGGGGCCAGCCTTTGCGGCGGCGGGCGCGGCGGCGTCGGGCGGGGCCATCACCGGCTTTAACCCCTTTGCCAACGACCTGTTCTTCCTGCACGGCGCCTTCATCTTCGAAGACGTGGGCGTCAGCGCCTACAAGGGCGCCGCGCGCCTGCTGACCGACACCAGTGCGGGTGGCAACCTGGAGAATGCGGCGGGCATTCTGGCCGTCGAGGCGTACCACGCCGGGATGATCCGCACCCTGCTGTACCAGCAGCGCAACACCGACGTGACCTCTGCCCTGAAGGTGGCCGATGTGGTGCAGGCCATCAGCAACCTGCGCGACAGCGTGGACGGCGCCCTGGACACCGATCAGGGCATCGTGGAAGCGGGCGCGGCGAACATCGTGCTGGCCGACAGCAACGGCATCGCCTACAGCCGCACGCCCCGTCAGGTGGGGAACATCGTGTTCCTGGCCCCTGGCGCCGTCAAGGGTGGCTTCTTCCCCGACGGCCTCAGCGGCGACTTCAGCCAGATTCTCGCCCTGTAATCAGGGGCGGCAAAAAGGGGGCGCGCGGAGAGATCTGCGCGCCCCCTTTTTGCTGTGCTGGTCGGGTCGTCAGGGCCTTCATCTGGGTTCCGCTGAATTGCAACACAGCAAAGAAAGGCACTGTCTGCGCGTCCATATCGCGAAATCCGCATCTGTTCCTTCTCGCTCTCCTGCGGCGCTTTTCAAGCCTGCGGCGCCGCTTTCCAAGGCCGCTCGGATTCCACCCAGCATCCTGCTCGATTCAATCCGAGGCCGGATCAGTCCAGTGCCAGCACCCACTCGCCCCCGCGCATCAGGGCCTCGCGCTCGCCGCTGGCGGTGATGACGTCCACGTCGGTCTGGGCGGTGCCGATCATCCAGTCCACGTGAATTAGGCTGTCGGCATTGCCCCCGGCAGCGCGCAAGGTCTCCGGGGTCTGACCGCCCTGCACGTTGGTGGGATAGCAGCGGCCCAGGGCGATATGAGAAGCGGCGTTCTCATCGAACAGGGTGTTCAGGAACAGCGTGCCAGTGCGCGCCACGGGCGCCGAGGCCGGCACCAGGGCCACCTCGCCCAGTCGGAGTGCGCCCTCGTCGGTGGCCATCAGCTGCCGCAGAGTGTCTTCGCCCTGCCGGGCGCTGAATTCCACCGCTCGGCCTCCTTCAAAGCGCATGCGAATGCCCTCAATAACCTGGCCGCGGGCGCTCAGGGGCTTGCTGGCCACCGCCCAGCCGTCCACCCGCTCGCGGTGGGGGGCCGTGAACACCTCGTCAGTGGGCAGGTTGGGCACGGCACGGACGCCGTTCTGGGCGGTTTCGGCGCCGCCCTGCCAGACGTGATGGTCGGCCAGTCCCACCGTCAGGTCGGTGCCCAGCTCGCTGCGGATGTGCAGAGCGGCGTACTGCCGGGCGTTCAGCAGGTCCGTCAGGCGGGCCAGGCGCTCTGTGTGCGCTGCCCACGCGGCCACCGGGTCGGGCTGGTCGGCGCGGGTGACGGTGAAAATATCGGTCCACAGCCGCGCGACGGCCTCTTCCGGCGACAGGTCAGGAAAGACGCGCGCCGCCCAGGCCGGGGTGGGCACCGCGCCCACCGTCCAGTTGATACGGAAGCTGGCGGCCGCCTCGCTGACTGGCCGCAGGGCCTGGGCCAGCGCCTTGCTGCGGGCCCCGACGCGCGCCGGGTCGGCCCCGGCCAGCAGCCCAGGGTCCTCGCCCACGATGGCAATCGAGGCGTACCCGTCGTCCATCATGGCTTCACGTTCGCGCGAGAACCACTCGGGAACAAAGCTGACCGCCTTGTCCTGGCCCTCCTCGTACAGAGCCAGGGCCAGGTGGGCGTCCTCGTACACCACGCGCACGTCGGCGGCGCCTGCGCGGTAGGCGGCGCGCGCCACTAAGCGGGCCAGGGGCGCGGCCTCCACCGGCGCGCTGACCCGGACCTTGCCGCCAGCTTGCAAGTTGACGCCGGTATGGACCAGCAGGTCGGCGTAGCGGGCAAGCAGGGTGTCGAAGTTGGGTTGTGTCATGGCTTTTACTCTAGCGGCGTGAGCCCAGAGGACCGCAGCGGTCTAGTGGATGGTGCGCCAGCCTCTGCACAACCCCAGAGCTGCCTCTGTCCTGATGTGGGGCGCAGTCACCTCTGGGCCACTGCTTGCTGTCATTGATTGGGCTGGCGCTCGGTCCCTGCTGCGGTGCGGGGAAGTACAGAGTGCCGGGAGCACCGGCCTCTGGCAGACCATCCAGGGCCTGACGCTCATGATCTGGGGTTCTGGGCTGTCTGTGACGGTCGGCGGAGGGGCCGCTCTATGCTGGCTGCTCGCGCTGGGTAGGCGCCAGCTGTCTAAAGCCTTCAGGCGCTCAAGCCTCTGCGCGCCGTCTATGCCAGGGGCGTGGCCTCAGGGCGCCAGTACACCCCAGCCTCGCGCGCCAACACGCCCAGGCCCACCAGCTCGCGGCGCAAGGTCATCACGTCACTGTAGACCTCGCCCAGTATGGTGTTGACGTCGCGCTCGGGGTAGCGGCGGCCTGGGTCAAATAGGCTGGCCAGTTCGCGCAGCACCACGTCCCGTTTCTTGCGCTGGGCGGGCAGGACCGTCAGGCGGCCCTCCTTGAAAAACGCGCGCAGCACGCGCCCTTCGTAGGGATCGCTGCTAGCCGGCGGGGTGGCGGCCCCTCGCACCAGGTCACCCAGAGGCAGGTCCAGTGTGGCGGTGGCCGCGCGGTGCAGGCGGTGATGCCCGTCCTGGCGCGTGGTCAGCAGCCCCGCTTCAGTCAGTTGCGCGAGGTGGTGGCTGACGGTGGCCGGCGCCAGATTCATCAGGCGCGCCAGCCCCTCGCCGCTGGCTTCCTGGGTCCAGACCAGACGCAGCAGGCCCAGGCGGGCTGGGTGCGACAGGGCGCGGAACAGCGCCGCCGTGCGGGTCAGTTCGGCGCTCACGAGCGCTCTGGTCGGCGCCAGGGCCGCGTGCCGTGTGCCACCAGATGCGACGCCGCGTAGATGTCCAGCGCGGCGCGCAGCGTGTCTAGACGCGCCTGGGCTTTGGCTGTGGATTGCAGGTCCCCTGCGGCCCGCGCCAGGCGCACGTCCCGCTCAGCATTGGCCTGTAAGCCCTGAAGAATGTGCCGGTATTGCCTGTTCATACGTTCCATCGCCTCAGTCATTTCGAGCCTCCTCGAATCATTCTGAACGATTCGATACCTGTCGAAATGAGC is a window encoding:
- a CDS encoding enoyl-CoA hydratase/isomerase family protein translates to MNPETLTAPGQYPGLTLELHDGGILEIVIRSEKTLNSVDAGAHRALTRVWRDIDDTPGVRAVLIRGEGRGFSSGGDFTLIEEMAGDFTALARVWKEARDLVYNVINCSRPIVSAIHGPCVGAGLAVALLADVSVAARSARLLDGHVRLGVAAGDHAAIIWPLLCGLNKAKYHLLTGEPVSGEEAERIGLVSLSVPDDELLDRAWKVARTLAAGSPTAVRWTKYALNNWLRAMGPTFDASLALEFLGFTGPDVQEGLSSLREKREPKFQEDAPI
- a CDS encoding MerR family transcriptional regulator — its product is MALTEAQFRTLVAFSRDNLAQLPPATRAGLEALCGGPEVFEALLDPRGVGIGRFAALMTLPVTTVRHLLREDLLHPLRVGGRFRFLLHNVIELRGVQEWQALDLTLDEVRAFLQGQRLVGLATQGEWVMSVYRQADQPTPEQVQQLKTTVLAQVQAAVARLEEKQVTLARQLERARALAAALAGQPVSEPPS
- a CDS encoding ferritin-like domain-containing protein; this translates as MSNDTFNRRKFLGVAGATAATGLLAGCAPAMGMGARPNLDGTIFNFALNLEYLEAAFYLAAVGRLQELDAAGGNSSKVILPAGFTGKNGDGVKFESADVRAYANEVATDELNHVKIIRKVLGFGAVAQPTLDLGPAFAAAGAAASGGAITGFNPFANDLFFLHGAFIFEDVGVSAYKGAARLLTDTSAGGNLENAAGILAVEAYHAGMIRTLLYQQRNTDVTSALKVADVVQAISNLRDSVDGALDTDQGIVEAGAANIVLADSNGIAYSRTPRQVGNIVFLAPGAVKGGFFPDGLSGDFSQILAL
- a CDS encoding malate dehydrogenase, translated to MTTKQPVRVAVTGAAGQIGYSLLFRIASGDMLGKDQPVILQLLEITPALKALNGVVMELRDCAFPLLADIVTSDDPMVAFKDADYALLVGAMPRKAGMERGDLLGANGGIFKPQGEALNAVASRDVKVLVVGNPANTNALIAQQNAPDLDPKQFTAMVRLDHNRAISQLAEKTGQPVSSIKNLTIWGNHSSTQYPDLSQTTVNGQPALDQVDRDWYENSYISTVAKRGAAIIEARGLSSAASAASAAIDHMRDWALGTSEGEWVSMGIPSDGSYGVPEGLIYGFPVTCKNGRYEIVQGLDVSDFSRGKMDATAKELEEERDEVRKLGLVK
- a CDS encoding Imm10 family immunity protein, which gives rise to MTVTFDVNAVFVGELEDLETFAVVLSDHPDDPQEWLELQRALFEDEQEMALGMETYCLVRANGAVVYGGVTACILSADVLELHLDQEAAGVLGTSVFQLKLHLTEAASAELKRGLQRVMADRLPPVFQLA
- a CDS encoding metalloregulator ArsR/SmtB family transcription factor, with the protein product MSAELTRTAALFRALSHPARLGLLRLVWTQEASGEGLARLMNLAPATVSHHLAQLTEAGLLTTRQDGHHRLHRAATATLDLPLGDLVRGAATPPASSDPYEGRVLRAFFKEGRLTVLPAQRKKRDVVLRELASLFDPGRRYPERDVNTILGEVYSDVMTLRRELVGLGVLAREAGVYWRPEATPLA
- a CDS encoding aminopeptidase; its protein translation is MTQPNFDTLLARYADLLVHTGVNLQAGGKVRVSAPVEAAPLARLVARAAYRAGAADVRVVYEDAHLALALYEEGQDKAVSFVPEWFSREREAMMDDGYASIAIVGEDPGLLAGADPARVGARSKALAQALRPVSEAAASFRINWTVGAVPTPAWAARVFPDLSPEEAVARLWTDIFTVTRADQPDPVAAWAAHTERLARLTDLLNARQYAALHIRSELGTDLTVGLADHHVWQGGAETAQNGVRAVPNLPTDEVFTAPHRERVDGWAVASKPLSARGQVIEGIRMRFEGGRAVEFSARQGEDTLRQLMATDEGALRLGEVALVPASAPVARTGTLFLNTLFDENAASHIALGRCYPTNVQGGQTPETLRAAGGNADSLIHVDWMIGTAQTDVDVITASGEREALMRGGEWVLALD
- a CDS encoding ABC transporter substrate-binding protein; amino-acid sequence: MTRVRLASSLLFTSGCLAAAGAWAAGSFPLTIKHSLGTLAFQKTPARVVTLSEEQAELLSVLGIKAVGFGSGRVEGRLGQPAQNLSTLAKGSLQSAVFVGAYNQPSAELMTALKPDLILMDGEESSRATYDTIRKYGPTLAYNYDTLPWRTALSELGRLFGKSAQAQRYLQTYDARIATLKAQLAAVSKAAPNTTLLYMYEPNSIMVLGRGFSFSRNLATLGLTLNTPAGIDPSISFKQLNTEELLTLKTDRVLILRRLNNGQMVPRNATDEVLKRLGKPVYTYPLDPQEASSGPLTDLKRAEALAKLIRR